From the genome of Alphaproteobacteria bacterium:
CTGGCCCGCCGGCTGACTGCCATGGGCCTGGTCATGGCCCGCCACGGTGACACCTTCGCCGCCGCCGTTGCCACCGCTGCCGAGGCCCGTCGCCTGGCCCGTCACATGGGGCTTAGCGCCGCAGGCCGCAGCGCCCATGTGCGCCGCACCACGGCAGAAACCGACGTGACGGTCGTGGTGGATCTGGAGCGGAGCGGCGGCACCATCACTACCGGTGTCGCCTTCTATGATCACATGCTGGCGCAGATCGCCCGGCACGGCGGCTTTGCCCTGGACGTGTCCTGTGTCGGGGACGTGGCGGTAGACGTCCATCATTCGGTGGAGGACGTGGCGCTGGCTCTGGGCGAGGCCCTGCGCCAGGCGCTGGGCGACAAGCGTGGCCTCGGCCGCTTCGGGTTTGAATTGCCCATGGACGAGACCCGTGCCGGCGTGTGGATTGACCTGTCGGGCCGGCCCTACTGCCGTTTCGCGGGCGAAATCCCCGGCGAGCGGGTAAGTGATTTTCCGGTGGAAATGACAGGCCACGTCTTTCGCTCGCTGGCCGACAGCCTGCAAGCGGCGATCCATGTGCAGGTCAGCGGCGACAACGCCCATCACATGATCGAGTCCTGTTTCAAGGCCTTGGGCCGGGCCCTG
Proteins encoded in this window:
- a CDS encoding bifunctional histidinol-phosphatase/imidazoleglycerol-phosphate dehydratase (catalyzes the formation of 3-(imidazol-4-yl)-2-oxopropyl phosphate from D-ethythro-1-(imidazol-4-yl)glycerol 3-phosphate and histidinol from histidinol phosphate); the protein is MTARLDLSRSPDDHAAEARAELLGRAAALLNLAVDQLVLASSPADARRACTAAGVTLAADRAADGPLAVARPSAAAPCLYRLGPVDAPLVVIVAGDSAAAGRIRDHLSPPAACLVSAAGDALSPGALLAAEAAAHERRRALQPVYALLAAEPAVSACTIAADGLLLTGRDGDTLARRLTAMGLVMARHGDTFAAAVATAAEARRLARHMGLSAAGRSAHVRRTTAETDVTVVVDLERSGGTITTGVAFYDHMLAQIARHGGFALDVSCVGDVAVDVHHSVEDVALALGEALRQALGDKRGLGRFGFELPMDETRAGVWIDLSGRPYCRFAGEIPGERVSDFPVEMTGHVFRSLADSLQAAIHVQVSGDNAHHMIESCFKALGRALRQALHVAGDTLPSTKGVL